Proteins encoded by one window of Clostridium cagae:
- the imm48 gene encoding Imm48 family immunity protein, protein MQDDIFLKKSTEVADNLLEILEVELEELTSKEKELIAAYSFGILAKMAQENSISEELKNSGVKKLLMEVLKCTTKEADELLKRLFGSIQDKSDEGFHIMIYQGKSSYHDYNTENYNEIYNNLTNMIDIVARKEYECY, encoded by the coding sequence ATGCAAGATGATATATTTTTAAAAAAGAGTACAGAAGTAGCAGATAATTTATTAGAAATTTTAGAAGTAGAGTTAGAGGAATTAACATCTAAAGAAAAGGAACTGATAGCTGCATATTCTTTTGGAATTTTAGCTAAAATGGCACAAGAAAATTCAATTTCGGAAGAATTAAAAAACTCAGGTGTTAAGAAACTACTTATGGAAGTGTTAAAATGTACAACTAAAGAAGCCGATGAATTATTAAAAAGGTTATTTGGTAGTATTCAAGATAAGAGTGATGAAGGATTTCATATTATGATTTACCAGGGAAAATCTTCATATCATGATTATAATACAGAAAATTATAATGAAATATATAACAATCTTACAAATATGATTGATATAGTTGCAAGAAAAGAATATGAGTGCTATTAA
- the imm48 gene encoding Imm48 family immunity protein: MEYRKVIFIKDCEIMSNKLFDVMEMSFEDTTEFDKQILSILSFGMINAYAMEEKISVDIVNITSEYVLIKVFKYSNEQAHTFLEKMIEGTRKEKNPVYYHIIHQGIEMFYEYGKYEKDAMFDRIIKIYLLLGNS; this comes from the coding sequence ATGGAATATAGGAAAGTGATTTTTATTAAGGATTGTGAAATTATGTCTAATAAATTATTTGATGTAATGGAAATGAGCTTTGAGGATACTACTGAATTTGATAAACAAATATTATCCATTTTATCCTTTGGTATGATAAATGCTTATGCCATGGAAGAAAAAATTTCAGTAGATATTGTAAACATAACATCTGAATATGTGCTAATAAAAGTTTTTAAATATTCAAATGAACAAGCACATACATTTTTGGAAAAGATGATAGAAGGAACTAGAAAGGAAAAAAATCCTGTTTATTATCATATAATTCATCAAGGAATTGAGATGTTTTATGAATATGGTAAATATGAAAAAGATGCGATGTTTGATAGAATAATCAAAATATATTTATTATTAGGAAATTCTTAA
- a CDS encoding PoNe immunity protein domain-containing protein, which translates to MVRDKLKSFEYFKNQILNKEKYVQEDRIEIMELEEDIKNGINRFPKDNQSIICSTYQTSAMHEMEKILAMYSAGMPVEPLNEEFEYTIVCMENYGEHRIGYLYLLWMISLGILLETDKKNIERLSKLVEKENIKDLVIDYLLYVSDIGWNKITSIYYKENPYSKIREIIELAEKDKSEASKRMQKYMEKEWFKGYYDYEWKNAHKEPGYVGIWSLETAALAKILELDDTELLENNHYPYDLTHYKNTIKFKQVSLTEYSYDDSEEIDEGKEGIENNHLLEKIIPIKWHALINELISDYNVLDDSSFYEKYKKLIGLDQIWFLLQEYAKENKEKNLLGTLIVFAMTEKEYIFQLDYKEDVAGYYSSIKNYWDKLEVKLVQFLLDNDQNYYALVPKNINISNIYEITIIDVK; encoded by the coding sequence ATGGTAAGGGATAAATTAAAGTCTTTTGAGTATTTTAAAAATCAAATACTTAATAAAGAAAAATATGTACAAGAAGATAGAATTGAAATAATGGAATTAGAAGAAGATATAAAAAACGGAATAAATAGATTTCCCAAAGACAATCAAAGTATTATTTGTTCAACATATCAAACTAGTGCTATGCATGAAATGGAAAAAATATTAGCAATGTATTCTGCTGGAATGCCAGTAGAGCCTTTAAATGAAGAGTTTGAATATACAATAGTATGTATGGAAAACTATGGTGAACATAGAATTGGATATTTATATTTACTTTGGATGATATCACTTGGAATATTATTAGAAACTGATAAAAAGAATATAGAAAGATTGTCTAAGTTAGTAGAGAAAGAAAATATTAAAGATTTAGTAATTGATTATTTATTATATGTTAGTGATATTGGATGGAATAAAATTACAAGTATTTATTATAAAGAAAATCCATATTCAAAAATAAGAGAAATTATAGAACTTGCAGAAAAAGATAAAAGTGAAGCATCTAAAAGAATGCAAAAGTATATGGAGAAAGAATGGTTTAAAGGTTATTATGATTATGAATGGAAGAATGCACATAAAGAGCCTGGTTATGTAGGCATTTGGAGTTTGGAAACAGCAGCACTAGCAAAAATATTAGAACTTGACGATACAGAATTATTAGAAAATAATCACTACCCATACGATTTAACACATTATAAAAATACAATAAAATTTAAGCAAGTTTCTCTGACTGAATATAGTTATGATGATAGTGAAGAGATAGACGAAGGAAAAGAAGGGATTGAAAATAATCATTTATTGGAAAAAATAATTCCAATAAAGTGGCATGCATTGATTAATGAATTAATAAGTGATTATAATGTTTTGGATGACAGTAGTTTTTATGAAAAATATAAAAAACTTATTGGATTAGATCAAATATGGTTTTTATTACAAGAATATGCAAAGGAAAACAAGGAAAAAAATCTTTTAGGAACTTTAATTGTTTTTGCAATGACAGAAAAAGAATATATTTTTCAATTGGATTATAAGGAAGATGTGGCTGGATATTATTCAAGTATAAAAAATTACTGGGATAAACTAGAAGTTAAATTGGTTCAATTTTTATTAGATAATGATCAAAACTACTATGCATTAGTACCTAAAAATATAAATATCAGTAATATATATGAAATTACTATTATTGATGTAAAATAA
- a CDS encoding DUF4176 domain-containing protein: protein MGSVVLLKDSDKKLMIIGRLQKQVGDEKEIEWDYSACLYPEGNLRPDSLFLFNNDVIEKVYFIGYEDEDEVKYSEKINEYRNNKK from the coding sequence ATAGGATCAGTAGTGTTATTGAAAGATAGTGATAAAAAATTAATGATTATAGGTCGTTTGCAAAAACAAGTAGGAGATGAAAAAGAAATTGAGTGGGATTACTCAGCTTGTTTATATCCAGAAGGCAATTTAAGACCAGATAGTTTATTTTTGTTTAACAATGATGTTATTGAAAAAGTATATTTTATAGGTTATGAAGATGAGGATGAAGTTAAATATAGTGAAAAAATAAATGAATATAGAAATAATAAGAAATAG